DNA sequence from the Roseibium sp. HPY-6 genome:
AGGTAAAAACGATACGCAACATCGATCTGAGATACCAACCGTGCGCCGACGAAGGACGCGCTGCACGAAAACGAGTACCGGACAAAGCGAGACCGAAAGGTTTTGACGGCTACGCCGGTACACAGCGAGGACAACGATGACCTACGTCGTCACAGACAACTGCATCAAGTGCAAATACACCGACTGCGTGGAAGTATGCCCTGTGGACTGCTTCTACGAAGGCGAAAACATGCTCGTCATCAATCCGGACGAATGTATTGACTGTGGTGTCTGTGAACCCGAGTGCCCGGCCGAAGCCATTTTACCCGACACGGAGCCGGGACTCGAGAAATGGATCGAACTGAACGCCGAATACTCTGAAAAGTGGCCGAACATTACAGAGAAGAAGGATCCGCTTCCAGAAGCGGAAGAATTCGACGGCAAAGAAAACAAGCTTGAGCAGTTTTTCTCTGCAAATCCGCCGGCTTGATTCGTTTGGTTTACGCGTGCGTCAGTCCGCCGCACGCGGAATTATTGCGTCCGCGATCACGTTTTCGGCATTAAATTCAGGCGCTTAAATTAGAAAAAATACAGCGGCATTGTGGTGA
Encoded proteins:
- the fdxA gene encoding ferredoxin FdxA; this encodes MTYVVTDNCIKCKYTDCVEVCPVDCFYEGENMLVINPDECIDCGVCEPECPAEAILPDTEPGLEKWIELNAEYSEKWPNITEKKDPLPEAEEFDGKENKLEQFFSANPPA